One Syngnathoides biaculeatus isolate LvHL_M chromosome 4, ASM1980259v1, whole genome shotgun sequence DNA window includes the following coding sequences:
- the LOC133499262 gene encoding transcription factor COE2-like isoform X3 — protein MRRFQVVLSSTVSVDGHVLAVSDNMFVHNNSKHGRRARRLEPGDSAENTMEYATPCIKAISPSEGWTTGGAMVIVIGENFFDGLQVVFGSMLVWSELITPHAIRVQTPPRHIPGVVEVTLSYKSKQFCKGAPGRFIYTALNEPTIDYGFQRLQKVIPRHPGDPEKMAKEILLKRAADLVEALYGNPHSNQDMLLKRAADIAEALYSVPRPHSQLQALPSSPAHGSVMGLGSYPSQLGVSIGEPGQSGQGYIRNSSSLSPRGYPSASTPQQSSYGGSGGMTGGYGSVPMTTLGVPGSPGFSSASPTGSSYIMPPSPTIPGSSSSSSSLLPFSSFPSAAKQKSAFAPVLRPQGSPSPACPASGGNSFRGSHPTHYLTPLSELTNAV, from the exons GTGGTCCTGTCCAGCACGGTGAGCGTGGACGGCCACGTCCTGGCGGTGTCGGACAACATGTTCGTCCACAACAACTCCAAGCACGGTCGGAGGGCTCGCAGGCTTGAGCCGGGCGACTCCGCCGAGAACACCATGGAGTATG CCACGCCCTGCATCAAAGCAATCAGTCCCAGCGAAGGGTGGACGACCGGGGGGGCCATGGTCATCGTCATCGGGGAAAACTTCTTCGACGGGCTGCAGGTGGTGTTCGGAAGCATGTTAGTCTGGAGCGAG CTAATTACGCCGCACGCCATCCGTGTCCAGACTCCACCTCGCCACATCCCGGGGGTGGTGGAGGTCACATTGTCTTATAAAtcgaaacaattctgcaaggggGCGCCCGGACGCTTCATCTACACAG ccctgAACGAGCCGACGATAGACTACGGTTTCCAGCGGCTTCAGAAAGTCATCCCGCGGCATCCCGGCGACCCGGAAAAAATGGCAAAG GAAATTTTGCTGAAGAGAGCAGCAGATCTCGTGGAGGCTCTGTATGGGAATCCGCACAGTAATCAG gACATGTTGCTGAAGCGAGCGGCTGACATCGCGGAGGCCCTCTACAGCGTTCCTCGTCCTCACAGTCAGCTGCAAGCGCTGCCCAGCTCGCCGGCCCACGGCAGCGTCATGGGTTTGGGTTCCTACCCGTCCCAGTTGGGCGTCAGCATCGGGGAGCCAGGACAGAGCGGGCAAG GTTATATTCGCAACTCAAGCAGCTTATCCCCAAGAGGTTACCCCTCGGCGTCCACGCCTCAGCAGTCGAGCTACGGCGGCAGCGGCGGTATGACCGGAGGCTACGGCAGCGTTCCCATGACCACCCTGGGGGTTCCGGGCTCGCCCGGCTTCAGCAGCGCCTCCCCGACTGGGTCGTCCTACA TCATGCCCCCCAGCCCGACCATACCGGGAAGCTCCAGCTCGTCGTCGTCTCTGTTGCCTTTCTCCTCGTTCCCGTCGGCCGCTAAGCAGAAGAGCGCTTTCGCTCCCGTGCTCAGGCCCCAGGGCTCCCCTTCCCCCGCCTGCCCGGCCTCAGGCGGGAACAGCTTCCGAGGTAGCCACCCGACTCACTATCTGACCCCGCTCTCCGAACTTACCAATGCAGTCTAA
- the LOC133499262 gene encoding transcription factor COE2-like isoform X1 yields MRRFQVVLSSTVSVDGHVLAVSDNMFVHNNSKHGRRARRLEPGDSAENTMEYATPCIKAISPSEGWTTGGAMVIVIGENFFDGLQVVFGSMLVWSELITPHAIRVQTPPRHIPGVVEVTLSYKSKQFCKGAPGRFIYTALNEPTIDYGFQRLQKVIPRHPGDPEKMAKEILLKRAADLVEALYGNPHSNQDMLLKRAADIAEALYSVPRPHSQLQALPSSPAHGSVMGLGSYPSQLGVSIGEPGQSGQGYIRNSSSLSPRGYPSASTPQQSSYGGSGGMTGGYGSVPMTTLGVPGSPGFSSASPTGSSYIMPPSPTIPGSSSSSSSLLPFSSFPSAAKQKSAFAPVLRPQGSPSPACPASGGNSFRGRRTGKLLETIQRQNIDSAGRQAGRQAGRRCFFANQTGPHHTVTPTKRDFISKTSAFASGVRSRAVFSISSAACPPNLCWRRTREH; encoded by the exons GTGGTCCTGTCCAGCACGGTGAGCGTGGACGGCCACGTCCTGGCGGTGTCGGACAACATGTTCGTCCACAACAACTCCAAGCACGGTCGGAGGGCTCGCAGGCTTGAGCCGGGCGACTCCGCCGAGAACACCATGGAGTATG CCACGCCCTGCATCAAAGCAATCAGTCCCAGCGAAGGGTGGACGACCGGGGGGGCCATGGTCATCGTCATCGGGGAAAACTTCTTCGACGGGCTGCAGGTGGTGTTCGGAAGCATGTTAGTCTGGAGCGAG CTAATTACGCCGCACGCCATCCGTGTCCAGACTCCACCTCGCCACATCCCGGGGGTGGTGGAGGTCACATTGTCTTATAAAtcgaaacaattctgcaaggggGCGCCCGGACGCTTCATCTACACAG ccctgAACGAGCCGACGATAGACTACGGTTTCCAGCGGCTTCAGAAAGTCATCCCGCGGCATCCCGGCGACCCGGAAAAAATGGCAAAG GAAATTTTGCTGAAGAGAGCAGCAGATCTCGTGGAGGCTCTGTATGGGAATCCGCACAGTAATCAG gACATGTTGCTGAAGCGAGCGGCTGACATCGCGGAGGCCCTCTACAGCGTTCCTCGTCCTCACAGTCAGCTGCAAGCGCTGCCCAGCTCGCCGGCCCACGGCAGCGTCATGGGTTTGGGTTCCTACCCGTCCCAGTTGGGCGTCAGCATCGGGGAGCCAGGACAGAGCGGGCAAG GTTATATTCGCAACTCAAGCAGCTTATCCCCAAGAGGTTACCCCTCGGCGTCCACGCCTCAGCAGTCGAGCTACGGCGGCAGCGGCGGTATGACCGGAGGCTACGGCAGCGTTCCCATGACCACCCTGGGGGTTCCGGGCTCGCCCGGCTTCAGCAGCGCCTCCCCGACTGGGTCGTCCTACA TCATGCCCCCCAGCCCGACCATACCGGGAAGCTCCAGCTCGTCGTCGTCTCTGTTGCCTTTCTCCTCGTTCCCGTCGGCCGCTAAGCAGAAGAGCGCTTTCGCTCCCGTGCTCAGGCCCCAGGGCTCCCCTTCCCCCGCCTGCCCGGCCTCAGGCGGGAACAGCTTCCGAG gCAGACGAACGGGCAAACTTTTAGAAACTATCCAAAGACAAAACATCGATtccgcaggcaggcaggcaggcaggcaggcaggcagacgATGTTTCTTTGCTAACCAGACTGGACCACACCACACTGTGACGCCAACCAAACGTGATTTCATTTCTAAAACTTCGGCGTTTGCCTCCGGTGTGCGATCTCGCGCCGTATTCTCGATTTCTTCCGCCGCCTGCCCCCCGAACCTTTGCTGGCGACGAACACGCGAGCACTGA
- the LOC133499262 gene encoding transcription factor COE2-like isoform X2 has protein sequence MRRFQVVLSSTVSVDGHVLAVSDNMFVHNNSKHGRRARRLEPGDSAENTMEYATPCIKAISPSEGWTTGGAMVIVIGENFFDGLQVVFGSMLVWSELITPHAIRVQTPPRHIPGVVEVTLSYKSKQFCKGAPGRFIYTALNEPTIDYGFQRLQKVIPRHPGDPEKMAKEILLKRAADLVEALYGNPHSNQDMLLKRAADIAEALYSVPRPHSQLQALPSSPAHGSVMGLGSYPSQLGVSIGEPGQSGQGYIRNSSSLSPRGYPSASTPQQSSYGGSGGMTGGYGSVPMTTLGVPGSPGFSSASPTGSSYSKAAAVARLRWPETDVGLSSAVMPPSPTIPGSSSSSSSLLPFSSFPSAAKQKSAFAPVLRPQGSPSPACPASGGNSFRAMTGLVVPPM, from the exons GTGGTCCTGTCCAGCACGGTGAGCGTGGACGGCCACGTCCTGGCGGTGTCGGACAACATGTTCGTCCACAACAACTCCAAGCACGGTCGGAGGGCTCGCAGGCTTGAGCCGGGCGACTCCGCCGAGAACACCATGGAGTATG CCACGCCCTGCATCAAAGCAATCAGTCCCAGCGAAGGGTGGACGACCGGGGGGGCCATGGTCATCGTCATCGGGGAAAACTTCTTCGACGGGCTGCAGGTGGTGTTCGGAAGCATGTTAGTCTGGAGCGAG CTAATTACGCCGCACGCCATCCGTGTCCAGACTCCACCTCGCCACATCCCGGGGGTGGTGGAGGTCACATTGTCTTATAAAtcgaaacaattctgcaaggggGCGCCCGGACGCTTCATCTACACAG ccctgAACGAGCCGACGATAGACTACGGTTTCCAGCGGCTTCAGAAAGTCATCCCGCGGCATCCCGGCGACCCGGAAAAAATGGCAAAG GAAATTTTGCTGAAGAGAGCAGCAGATCTCGTGGAGGCTCTGTATGGGAATCCGCACAGTAATCAG gACATGTTGCTGAAGCGAGCGGCTGACATCGCGGAGGCCCTCTACAGCGTTCCTCGTCCTCACAGTCAGCTGCAAGCGCTGCCCAGCTCGCCGGCCCACGGCAGCGTCATGGGTTTGGGTTCCTACCCGTCCCAGTTGGGCGTCAGCATCGGGGAGCCAGGACAGAGCGGGCAAG GTTATATTCGCAACTCAAGCAGCTTATCCCCAAGAGGTTACCCCTCGGCGTCCACGCCTCAGCAGTCGAGCTACGGCGGCAGCGGCGGTATGACCGGAGGCTACGGCAGCGTTCCCATGACCACCCTGGGGGTTCCGGGCTCGCCCGGCTTCAGCAGCGCCTCCCCGACTGGGTCGTCCTACAGTAAGGCAGCCGCCGTCGCCCGACTCCGGTGGCCCGAGACTGACGTCGGCCTCTCCTCCGCAGTCATGCCCCCCAGCCCGACCATACCGGGAAGCTCCAGCTCGTCGTCGTCTCTGTTGCCTTTCTCCTCGTTCCCGTCGGCCGCTAAGCAGAAGAGCGCTTTCGCTCCCGTGCTCAGGCCCCAGGGCTCCCCTTCCCCCGCCTGCCCGGCCTCAGGCGGGAACAGCTTCCGAG cgATGACGGGCCTGGTTGTCCCCCCGATGTAG